In the Ignavibacteria bacterium genome, CATCATGTATACCATTTATAACACCATTTCCTAATACTTGTTCACTCTGGCAAATAAGTTCTTCTCTCTTGATGTTATTCAAGTTAATTTCCTCAAGTTCGTGACTAATCACTAAAGGTCGCATTTGAAGTAATGCAAATTCTTTTAGCTGGTCTGGCTGAACATTCATATTAACTGCGAATTCAATTTCAACATGAGTACCCATTCCCCATGCACCGATTTCACAAATTTTATCTAAAATTTCAGCAAGTGGAAAAACAGAGTGTTTAAGAATTGGAGCAAAAGTTACAACACGAGTTCCAGGGCGCGAAATACCATCATAAACAGCTTCGTTTTCCGGCGAATATGTTGAACCAACATAAGATAAAGTCATATCCTTTTCGGCTTTCGAGAGATCGAATTTCTGGACAAAAATATCAGGCGTAACGAAATTCTCAGATTCAAGCCTGCTGTCAAGGTTTAAAGCAAAAAATTCCTGCTGAGCATTTTTAATTGTTTCCTTTGTCGAAAAGAATTGCATGAGATGACGAGGATATTTTGGACAAAATCGAACTGCAATTCCGCCATCAACCACTTGCTTGCCTAATCCCAATGCAACTAATGCGATGCCATCAGAAGATTTTTGTGGTGGTACAGGATAAAAGTTATAGGACTTTGCAACACCTGCAAAATCCGGATAAAATTGTCCTTCATGTTTTGCACCAACTAATCGCTGAATAATTACAGCCATTTTTTCTTCTTCGAGCCGATAAGTTGTGGCTTTCATATAATCTTTGGCTTTTCGAAAGAATGTCGAAGCATATACACATTTTATGCATGCGAGAAGTTCTTTTAACCTGATTCCTAGGTTTTCATCGTTGTTAGGGATCATGTAAGTTTGATATACACCTGCGAAAGGTTGAAATTGCGAATCTTCCAACAGACTTGAAGACCTGACCGCAATTGGTCCGTTAATTATTTTGAGAAACTCAGATAATTTATTTTTAACATCTTCAGGAAATTTACTCACTTTTAGAAATCTTTTTATGAGTTCTTCATCACCTACATCACTGAAAGCAAATTCAGTTAGGTTGTTTTCCTCCATGAAAAAATCGAATGTGTCGGTTGCTAATACAACTGCCGAAGGTACTGAAATTTCTACGTTTGTAAAGTTGTAGCGAATATTGTGGTTGTTAATTATTGTATTTATAAAACCAAGACCTCTTGCTTTACCTCCTAATGAACCAGACCCAATTCGAGCAAAACTATTTGTTGGATCAAACGATTCCCTGCTAAAATCCGTAATAATTCCGCGTTGTCTTAATTTTTGATATTCTTTGAGAGCGTTAATTAGGTCTTCTCGTAATTCATTAACAGTATTGAAGTCCGTAACTTTTTGTGGTCTCAGACGGTGAGCGAGCCAAAATTCAGTACGAGCTTTAAGCCATTTGGAGAAGTGATTTCTTGAGGCATGAAATACGATACTTTCGTCCGGCACTTTTCTCAATTGTTCTTCAAGAGTAAACAGATTGTTTGCTTTACCGACAACATCTCCATTTAGCGTTTGAAAAACAAAGTCGCCAAATCCGAAATTTTTTAACATGAAGTCTCTTAATTCATGGAGCAACCACGGTGAACCTTTCAATAAAAATGCAGCTCCAAGTTTATGAGCTGCTTCGGAATGATCAGGATTACTCGACTGAAGAAGTATTGGAATATCATAATGTCTGCTTTTTACTTCTGCAGCAAATTTAATTCCTGCTTCAGGATCTTTAACACCTTGGCGTTTGAAGTTAATATCCGAAATAATTCCGAGTATGAAATCTTGGTACTTCTCGTAATAATCCATTGCCTCATCGTAAGTTGTTGTGAGTAAGATTTTTGGTCTTGCTCTCATTCTTAAAAAACGATGAGTCATGCTGATCCCTTCTGAGATCAGTCGTTGCGATTGTTTGAATATTTCGGTGTAAATTAATGGAAGATAAGATGAATAGAATTTGACATTATCTTCAACTAAGAGGATTGATTGCACCCCAACATTTTTTGTGTCGTTTTCGACATTAAGTTTATCTTCGAGATATTTAATTATTCCTATTAAAAGTTTGTAATCACCCTGCCAAATAAATATCTTATCAAAAATTGAGGTATCATAGTTTACAACAAGATCTTTCCGTTCTTGATTATCGTAGGCAAGAAGAATGATTGGCGTTGTAATATTCGCGTCACGCAGCAGTTTAGCGAATTTAATAACATGCATGTCTTCGATATGAAGCGTGGAAATTATTAGATCATAATTATTGTTTTCGGCTAATTCTTTCCCCTCTGTTCCAGTAGTGACATGGGTGATCTCCGGAGCGTGACTAAGGTTAAGTGTTTGATACTCTTGACGGATGAGGTCGTACAATCGTCCGTCTTCTTCAAACAAATAATAATCATACATACTCGAAACAAGAAGAATGTCACGCACCTTTACCCGCATTAATTTTTGGAATTTTTTTATGCGGTTCCCAAAATTATCTTCGGTGAAAGCTATGTAGGGTGAAGTCATTTTGTTTAGATCTAATTTACAAAATCTATCAGATTTTTACATTTTATTTCAGCCGATATCTTATCAAATCAAAAG is a window encoding:
- a CDS encoding response regulator produces the protein MRVKVRDILLVSSMYDYYLFEEDGRLYDLIRQEYQTLNLSHAPEITHVTTGTEGKELAENNNYDLIISTLHIEDMHVIKFAKLLRDANITTPIILLAYDNQERKDLVVNYDTSIFDKIFIWQGDYKLLIGIIKYLEDKLNVENDTKNVGVQSILLVEDNVKFYSSYLPLIYTEIFKQSQRLISEGISMTHRFLRMRARPKILLTTTYDEAMDYYEKYQDFILGIISDINFKRQGVKDPEAGIKFAAEVKSRHYDIPILLQSSNPDHSEAAHKLGAAFLLKGSPWLLHELRDFMLKNFGFGDFVFQTLNGDVVGKANNLFTLEEQLRKVPDESIVFHASRNHFSKWLKARTEFWLAHRLRPQKVTDFNTVNELREDLINALKEYQKLRQRGIITDFSRESFDPTNSFARIGSGSLGGKARGLGFINTIINNHNIRYNFTNVEISVPSAVVLATDTFDFFMEENNLTEFAFSDVGDEELIKRFLKVSKFPEDVKNKLSEFLKIINGPIAVRSSSLLEDSQFQPFAGVYQTYMIPNNDENLGIRLKELLACIKCVYASTFFRKAKDYMKATTYRLEEEKMAVIIQRLVGAKHEGQFYPDFAGVAKSYNFYPVPPQKSSDGIALVALGLGKQVVDGGIAVRFCPKYPRHLMQFFSTKETIKNAQQEFFALNLDSRLESENFVTPDIFVQKFDLSKAEKDMTLSYVGSTYSPENEAVYDGISRPGTRVVTFAPILKHSVFPLAEILDKICEIGAWGMGTHVEIEFAVNMNVQPDQLKEFALLQMRPLVISHELEEINLNNIKREELICQSEQVLGNGVINGIHDVVVVDYQKFDRSKSKEVAFEVSQLNGKLLALKKPYILIGVGRWGSLDPWLGIPVTWDQISGASVIVESGFKDFTVTPSQGSHFFQNITSFKIGYFTVNSSSPKEFIDWDWLLNIHPKEALNHSKHLQFENSISVKINGHKNIGIIIKPSNN